One genomic region from Sphingobacterium multivorum encodes:
- a CDS encoding HmuY family protein, whose product MTIKKRSKLLKFIPVLAFLIVLGSCSKSEPTAVEPEPDPVAPEAMFNRLITVKNFGEDLPAGSAPTTAQSPIYYSLEQNKAVTPDYKLTARWDISCSEIYRSFINCNNTANGFGKGGPGKGGILIVKKKFEDVIDIPSDVEFRKGEKAYGTDDSGAFGEGLGWYLYDFDGVIKGGGAENKKHVCYPIESNTLIVRTAQGNYAKIKIQSIYKDLLNPKDWFKDSPTPFFTFQYVLAKAGSTKFVIAN is encoded by the coding sequence ATGACAATAAAGAAACGCAGTAAACTATTAAAATTCATACCGGTATTGGCATTTTTAATTGTGTTGGGGTCTTGCAGCAAAAGCGAGCCCACAGCAGTAGAGCCTGAACCAGATCCAGTTGCACCAGAAGCTATGTTCAATCGCTTGATTACGGTTAAGAATTTTGGCGAAGATTTACCCGCGGGTAGTGCACCAACCACAGCGCAATCACCAATATATTATAGTTTGGAACAGAACAAAGCTGTGACGCCGGATTATAAACTAACCGCACGGTGGGATATCTCTTGCTCAGAAATATACCGCAGTTTTATCAATTGCAACAACACAGCAAACGGATTTGGTAAGGGTGGTCCAGGGAAAGGTGGTATCTTAATTGTCAAGAAAAAATTTGAAGATGTAATCGATATCCCCTCAGATGTCGAATTCCGAAAAGGTGAAAAAGCCTATGGCACAGATGACTCAGGAGCGTTTGGTGAAGGCCTAGGTTGGTATTTATATGATTTTGATGGCGTAATCAAAGGTGGTGGAGCGGAAAACAAAAAACACGTTTGCTATCCCATCGAAAGCAATACATTGATCGTCCGTACAGCCCAGGGGAACTACGCCAAGATCAAGATACAAAGTATCTACAAAGACCTCTTGAATCCAAAAGACTGGTTTAAAGATTCACCAACACCATTCTTTACATTCCAATATGTACTTGCCAAAGCTGGTAGTACCAAATTTGTGATTGCTAACTAA
- a CDS encoding HmuY family protein, translating to MRTIRMIIGECSIWLSFHKIGRCIFSALLLLTVVSCGKDKDYTIGLEDGKSTLIRDLAGDTDAAMGEGTEGKEQRPFFIFLFRFKDQKQIWVKTKADSAQWLKTKDWDIAFTGPYNSEIYVNNSQHEYNPGYGGQANNTAVVLLRQAYQSVTVAPSDEEFNKSEVNKIGWAATDGSDGWFRYSLSTHIMQALPNRTYAIRLPDGKYAKLQLINAYKGNPAAVTNLNWPAPYYTFKYYVQQDGSKDLNTNTL from the coding sequence ATGAGAACGATTCGCATGATTATAGGAGAATGTAGCATCTGGCTTTCCTTTCACAAGATTGGCCGTTGTATTTTTTCAGCACTATTGCTATTGACAGTCGTATCCTGCGGGAAAGACAAAGATTATACTATCGGATTGGAAGATGGCAAAAGTACTCTGATCAGAGATCTTGCTGGCGATACCGATGCAGCCATGGGCGAAGGTACTGAAGGAAAAGAGCAAAGACCATTTTTTATATTTCTTTTTCGTTTTAAAGACCAAAAGCAAATCTGGGTTAAGACCAAAGCCGATTCTGCGCAGTGGCTTAAAACAAAAGATTGGGATATTGCCTTTACAGGTCCTTACAATTCGGAGATCTATGTGAACAATTCCCAGCATGAATACAATCCGGGTTATGGCGGCCAGGCAAATAATACCGCTGTGGTTTTACTGCGACAAGCCTATCAGAGTGTCACTGTAGCCCCTTCGGATGAAGAGTTTAATAAAAGTGAAGTAAACAAAATTGGCTGGGCAGCAACCGATGGTTCTGATGGATGGTTTCGCTATAGCTTAAGCACCCATATTATGCAGGCGCTTCCCAATCGTACCTATGCGATTCGCTTACCCGATGGCAAATATGCCAAGTTGCAACTGATCAATGCCTATAAGGGAAATCCAGCGGCGGTAACCAACCTCAATTGGCCTGCCCCGTATTATACATTTAAATATTATGTACAGCAGGATGGCAGCAAAGATTTAAATACAAACACATTATAA